One Methylosinus sp. C49 DNA segment encodes these proteins:
- a CDS encoding glycosyltransferase — MRVAVVHDWLYVLGGAERVLGEILQCYPQAHVFSLFDVLPPADRAVIGIARETTSFLQNAPFVGTHHRFYLPLMPLAIEQFDLSAYDLVISSSFATAKGVLTGPDQIHISYVHSPMRYAWDMQHQYLRDNGFEKGMKGAVARILLHYLRIWDARTANGPDVMVANSQFVARRIEKSYGRKAKVIYPPVTLGGGREVLHRPYFLTASRLVPYKNVEAIVRAFADLEDLQLIVAGDGPEAARLRRMATENVSFEGFVSDERLRYLMASARAFVFAAEEDFGIVVVEAMSEGTPVLALDRGGARESVSASEPRSGMFFANATPADIAACIRKFVAEEDRFSRTACRRQAQNFSAERFRREFKDLVDRTIADRERGKETNWTPAWPMTI, encoded by the coding sequence ATGCGCGTCGCAGTAGTGCACGACTGGCTCTATGTCTTGGGCGGCGCCGAGCGCGTCCTCGGCGAAATTTTGCAATGCTATCCGCAAGCGCATGTCTTTTCGCTCTTCGACGTTCTACCGCCCGCAGATCGCGCCGTCATCGGCATCGCCCGCGAGACGACCAGCTTTCTGCAGAACGCGCCTTTCGTCGGCACGCATCATCGCTTCTATCTGCCATTGATGCCATTGGCGATCGAGCAGTTCGATCTCTCCGCCTACGACCTCGTCATCTCCAGCAGCTTCGCCACTGCGAAGGGCGTGCTGACGGGACCAGATCAGATTCACATTTCCTATGTGCATTCGCCGATGCGATACGCTTGGGACATGCAGCATCAATATTTGCGCGACAATGGCTTCGAGAAAGGCATGAAGGGAGCGGTCGCGCGCATATTGCTTCACTATCTGCGCATTTGGGATGCGCGAACCGCGAATGGACCGGACGTTATGGTCGCCAATTCGCAATTCGTCGCACGGCGGATAGAGAAATCCTACGGACGCAAAGCAAAGGTGATCTATCCGCCGGTCACGCTCGGCGGAGGCCGGGAAGTCTTACATCGCCCCTATTTTCTCACCGCCAGCCGGCTCGTGCCGTATAAGAATGTCGAAGCGATCGTGAGGGCTTTCGCCGATCTGGAAGATCTTCAGTTGATCGTCGCGGGAGACGGCCCCGAAGCTGCGCGCCTGCGCAGGATGGCGACGGAGAATGTCTCCTTCGAAGGCTTCGTCAGCGATGAGCGGCTTCGCTATCTGATGGCCTCCGCCCGCGCCTTCGTTTTCGCCGCCGAGGAGGATTTCGGCATCGTCGTGGTCGAGGCCATGTCGGAAGGAACGCCCGTGCTGGCGCTCGACCGCGGCGGCGCGCGAGAGTCGGTGTCGGCGAGTGAGCCGCGTTCGGGAATGTTCTTCGCGAATGCGACGCCGGCGGACATCGCCGCTTGCATTCGCAAATTCGTCGCAGAAGAGGATCGCTTTTCCCGCACCGCTTGCCGAAGGCAAGCGCAGAATTTTTCAGCGGAGCGCTTTCGGCGCGAATTCAAAGATCTCGTAGATCGAACGATCGCGGATCGCGAGCGCGGCAAAGAAACGAATTGGACCCCCGCATGGCCTATGACAATCTAG
- a CDS encoding integrase arm-type DNA-binding domain-containing protein has product MPLTDTACRAAKGRESEYKLSDGGGLYLLVKPSGARLWNQAYRFSGKQKKLSHGAYPSVPLVEARRLRDEAKKLLASGVDPGANKKAAKLTAVISATNTFGGVAEEYLQRIEDEGAAASTITKNRWLLVDLAGPDLGARPIADITPAEILALLQQIERSGRRETARRLRSVIGTVFRLAVSTLRAEDDPTLLLRGALMAPKVQHRAAITDEKHLGALLVAIDAYDGWPTLRCALQFTALTFARPGEVRGATWAEIDVEEAIWRIDGDRTKVRRPHDVPLSRQALDVLREVKEVARSTLVFPSIRSNARPLSENAMNAALRRMGFTQDEMTAHGFRAAASSILNERGFPPDVIEAALGHQDQNEIRRAYNRASYWQERIELMQAWSDCIDKFKRTP; this is encoded by the coding sequence ATGCCCCTGACAGATACAGCGTGCCGCGCCGCCAAGGGCCGGGAGTCGGAATACAAGCTCTCCGATGGCGGCGGGCTCTACCTTCTTGTGAAGCCGAGCGGCGCGCGGCTCTGGAACCAGGCATACCGGTTCAGCGGTAAGCAGAAGAAGCTCTCCCACGGCGCCTATCCCTCCGTTCCCCTCGTCGAGGCGCGGCGGCTGCGCGACGAAGCGAAGAAGCTGTTGGCCTCGGGAGTCGATCCTGGGGCCAACAAGAAGGCTGCGAAACTGACCGCCGTCATCTCGGCGACGAACACCTTCGGGGGCGTTGCCGAGGAATATCTGCAACGCATCGAGGATGAAGGCGCCGCCGCGTCCACCATCACGAAGAACCGATGGCTGCTTGTCGATCTCGCCGGCCCAGACCTCGGCGCCCGACCAATCGCGGATATCACCCCGGCGGAAATCCTCGCGTTGCTGCAACAGATCGAACGCAGTGGGCGCCGGGAGACGGCGCGGCGGCTGCGAAGCGTGATCGGCACCGTCTTCCGACTCGCTGTCTCCACGCTGCGGGCCGAGGACGATCCGACTCTCCTGCTGCGTGGTGCCCTGATGGCGCCGAAGGTGCAGCATCGGGCCGCAATCACCGACGAGAAGCATCTCGGCGCGCTTCTGGTGGCCATAGACGCCTATGACGGCTGGCCAACGCTCCGGTGCGCTCTTCAGTTCACCGCGCTGACGTTCGCCCGCCCCGGCGAGGTCCGCGGCGCCACATGGGCAGAAATCGACGTGGAGGAGGCAATCTGGCGCATCGACGGAGACCGCACAAAGGTTCGCCGGCCGCATGACGTGCCGCTCTCCCGACAAGCGCTCGATGTGCTGCGCGAGGTGAAAGAGGTCGCCCGGAGCACGCTCGTGTTCCCCTCTATCCGCTCCAATGCCCGCCCCCTGTCGGAGAACGCCATGAACGCCGCGCTGCGGCGCATGGGCTTTACGCAGGATGAGATGACCGCGCACGGCTTTCGGGCTGCGGCAAGCTCGATATTGAACGAGCGGGGTTTCCCGCCCGACGTGATCGAGGCCGCGCTCGGGCATCAAGATCAGAACGAAATTCGGCGCGCCTACAACCGAGCGAGCTATTGGCAAGAGCGGATCGAACTGATGCAGGCGTGGTCAGACTGCATTGATAAATTCAAACGAACGCCGTGA
- a CDS encoding AlpA family transcriptional regulator encodes MRQPDRIIRLRTVLARTGLSRSTIYRKIAEGTFPAQIKISANGAGWHESEIDRWVADPLAWRPVEEVDDGR; translated from the coding sequence GTGCGCCAACCAGACCGTATCATCCGCCTGAGAACCGTCCTCGCCCGGACCGGCCTGTCGCGGTCCACCATTTACCGCAAGATCGCCGAGGGCACCTTCCCCGCACAGATCAAGATCAGCGCCAACGGCGCGGGCTGGCATGAATCCGAAATCGACCGCTGGGTCGCCGATCCCCTTGCATGGCGGCCGGTGGAAGAGGTCGATGACGGTCGGTGA